The following proteins are co-located in the Flavobacterium sp. CECT 9288 genome:
- a CDS encoding T9SS type A sorting domain-containing protein, with protein MRYLLILFTVTFQGQVLHHQMVSAQGASKKLPDGISVSQTIGQNSNVGTSSFDYVIQQGFQQSFWGKYIASNPPEKIKFNTYPNPFISALNFEFSKLISEDIEVNVFDISGRLVFNQSKKADNFLLTVLLPFLSRGEYLVRLNTSTFSVYTKIIKL; from the coding sequence ATGAGGTACTTACTTATATTATTTACGGTGACTTTTCAAGGTCAAGTTTTACATCATCAGATGGTTTCTGCACAAGGAGCTTCCAAAAAATTACCAGATGGGATTTCAGTTTCACAAACGATTGGCCAAAACAGTAATGTTGGAACTTCAAGTTTTGATTATGTGATTCAGCAGGGATTTCAACAGAGTTTTTGGGGAAAGTATATTGCCTCAAATCCACCCGAGAAAATAAAATTTAATACATATCCCAATCCATTTATTAGCGCACTAAATTTTGAATTCTCAAAACTTATTTCAGAAGATATTGAAGTAAATGTTTTTGATATCAGTGGTAGGTTGGTTTTTAATCAAAGTAAAAAAGCAGATAATTTCCTCTTGACTGTTTTGCTTCCGTTTTTATCAAGAGGAGAATACCTAGTTCGCTTAAATACTTCAACGTTTTCAGTATATACCAAAATCATAAAACTATGA